The sequence ATCCGGTCTAACCAGTCAACCAGCGGCAAGGACACCGGATCTGCAGGTGATAACGCCGAGCCGATCGCCACAAAATACTGTGAGCGTTCCGGGAACAAGATGTCACTTTCCGCCAGCCCCAGCGTCTCGGCAAAGCGCACACGCAAGCTCGGCAAGAAAGTGAGCGGCCCGCCCAGGAAAGCCACCTTGCCGCGAATCGGACGGCCGCACGCGAGGCCGCTAATCGTCTGATTGACGATGCTCTGAAAGATCGAGGCGGCTACGTCTTCGCGGCGCGCCCCTTCATTCAGCAGCGGCTGTACATCGCTTTTGGCAAATACGCCGCAGCGGGAAGCTATAGGATAGATTCGTTCATGCTTCTCAGCTAGCGCATCAAGCCCAGCGGGATCAGTCTGCAGCAGGGAAGCCATCTGATCGATGAATGCACCTGTACCGCCCGCACAGGCCGTATTCATGCGCTGTTCGATGCCTCCGCTAAGATAGATAATCTTGGCGTCTTCTCCACCCAGCTCAATTGCCGTATCACACAATGGAATGAGCTCTCTGATTGCCTGCGTACAGGCAATTACCTCTTGAACAAAAGGAACCCCGCCTAACTTAGATAAGGATAAGCCCGAGGAACCGCTTACAGTAAGCGTGGCTTCCCTCTCTGGATATCTGTCACGGACATCCGACAGAAGAGAGAGCGCCGCTTTTTTTATATCGCTATAGTGTCTTACATAATCCTGATAAACAATAGTTCCTTGCTCCATAACAACCAATTTGGCTGTAGTTGATCCGATATCAAGCCCAATACGCAGCATCATCACCACTAATCACCATGCCTTGCTCCAAATTTTAAGTAATATGAGGCAACTATATCATGAGTGAGCCTTATAAAAGCTGTTAGAAATGTTACAGACATTTACAATTATTTACTAACACAAATGTTATTTACTAATTCCTTCTAGGGCAGTTGCAACATGCCCTTTAACCCGCACTTTTCTCCACGCTTCCACTAATACACCCTGCTCATCAATTAGAAAGGTAGAGCGCACGATACCCATAAACTCTTTGCCATACAGCTTTTTAAGCTGCCATACCCCAAACATTTCACTTACTTGATGATCCTCATCAGATAGTAGCGGAAAAGGTAATTCATTCTTCGCTATAAATTTGGCATGTGAAGCCAAGTTATCTGGGCTTATTCCCAGAACCACTGCGCCCCGCGCTGTAATCTGGTCATGGGCGTCGCGGAATTCGCAGGCCTCTTGCGTACAGCCCGGAGTCATATTTTTGGGATAAAAATACAGGATAATCTTCTGGCCCCGATACTGGCTTAAGCTGATTGCCTGTCCGTTGGAAGCGGGGAGGGTAAAGTCCGGTACTTCTTGTCCAATGTTGAGTTCGTTCATGCGTTTGTCTCCTTAAGTCTATGGATTATTATTCCTAAATTGCTTGTATCCCTAAAAGAAATTATAATGTAGAGAATGTGAATGCGAAAGGAAGAACGAGAAATGCCACCACGAAATAAACGGCACGCAAAAGCCGGAAAGTCGAAGAAGAAACCACTGCTTTGGACACTCGCTATTATTCTTCTCCTAATTATCGGCTTCATAGTTTACTATTTCAGCGCAATTTACAATCAGCTTGACAGTATGCAAAAGGAAGGTGAAAACTCGCCCTTTCAGAATGTAGAAACTGTCGATGTGAATACCCCAGATCCTCCAAAGTGGGAAGGTACGGAGCCCGTTAATATTCTGCTCATGGGTGTGGATGCCCGTGGTGTGAAGAAGGGTGAAGTTCCGCGCTCGGACACAATGCTGGTAGCCTCCCTTGATCCGGTAAAGAAGAAGATTCATGTATTCTCCATTCTGCGGGATACGTACGTATCTATTCCTGATCACGGTAAGGACCGCATCAATACGGCGATTACACATGGACCCAACACGGCGATGCAGACGGTAAGCGATCTGCTAGGCATCCCGATTCAATATTATGTCTACACAGATTTCCAAGGCTTCATTAAGCTGGTGGATGCTGTAGGTGGTATTGATTATGATGTTGAGAAGGACATGCTATACAAGACTATTGCTGACGGCCCGGAATACGACATTGATCTAAAAAAAGGCTTCCAGCATCTCGACGGCAATATGGCGCTGCAATATGTACGCTTTCGGCATGATGCTACCTCCGATTTCACTCGGACCGAACGTCAGCGGGGCTTCCTTAGCGCTGTTGCGGACAAGGTGAAGAGTACTACTTCACTTATCAAGCTGCCTAGCATCCTTGGCGAGGTCACGCCTTATATCGATACCAACCTGTCGGTAAATGATATGTGGAAGCTGGCGAACGTAGGTTACTCCAGCACCATGAGTGGCAGTGCGCAAATTCCACCGATGGATCTGCTTGTGGAAGAGAAGACTAGCGGTGGCTCTGCTGTAATTGGCGTAAGCAGCGAAGATAAATTACAGCAATTCGTGCAGGACACTTTGAGCGATCCTGTTCCCTCTGCTTCCCCGGAAGCTTCGGCAGGTAGCAGCGCTAACGATACTACTGGAGCAAACTAAAAATTATATAGCACGAGTATGATTAGAGTTGAATAATACCGTACTTGCAACAAGACGGGCGGACAGCGGAATTCACCGCTAGTTCGCCCGTTCCCTTGAGTATGGACAAGAAGAACAAGAAAGGATGACTATTACATGAACCGTTCTACATCAGAGAAATTATATCAGGAAGCCCTTTTGCATATCGTTGGAGGGGTCAATAGTCCCTCACGTTCCTTCAAAGCTGTCGGCGGCGGTGCGCCTGTATTTATGAAGCGGGCCAGCGGATCTAACTTTTGGGACGAAGATGGCAACCGCTACATAGACTATCTGGCAGCCTATGGACCGATTATTACCGGACATGCTCATCCCCATATCACATCGGCGATTATCGCGGCTGCAGAGAATGGCGTTCTTTACGGCACACCAACACAGCTCGAAATCACGCTGGCCAAAATGCTAAAAGAAGCTATTCCTTCCATGGATAAGGTGCGTTTTGTCAATTCCGGTACGGAAGCTGTAATGACAACCATCCGTGTAGCGCGCGCCTTTACTAAGCGCAGTAAGATCATCAAATTCGCCGGTTGTTACCATGGCCATTCTGATCTTGTGCTTGTAGCCGCAGGTTCCGGGCCGTCCACGCTAGGTATTCCCGACAGCGCGGGGGTTCCCAAGAGCATTGCGCAGGAGGTAATTACCGTTCCGTTCAACGATTTGGACAGTCTGCAGGAAGCGCTGGAGAAATGGGGCGAAGATGTTGCGGCTGTTATGGTAGAACCGATTGTCGGCAATTTCGGCATGGTTATGCCACAGCCCGGCTTCCTAGAAGGCCTCTGCAAGCTGACTCATGATAATGGCTCACTGGTTATTTATGATGAAGTCATTACAGCTTTCCGCTTCCACTACGGCTCCACACAGACCTATGCCGGACTGGAGAACCATCATGATATTACGCCTGACTTGACCGCGCTTGGCAAAATCATCGGAGGTGGACTGCCAATCGGTGCTTACGGCGGTCGCAAAGACGTGATGGAACAGGTAGCCCCACTTGGACCCGCTTACCAGGCCGGTACGATGGCAGGAAATCCAGCCTCCATCTCGGCAGGTATTGCCTGCCTTGAGGTGCTACGCGCTGAAGGTGTATATGACGAGATGGCACGTCTTGCCAACCGTCTGGCAGACGGACTTCAGGAATCAGCGGACCGCCATGGCATTCCGCTGACCATTAATCGCATCCGCGGCTCCTTCTCCACCCATTTCTGCGATCACCCGATTACAAATTACGAGGAAGCTCAGGATACAGACGGCGAAAGATTCGCCAGCTTCTTCCGGCATATGCTTAACCGGGGGATCAACCTGGCCCCGTCCAAATACGAGGCTTGGTTCCTGACTACGGCGCATACGGATGCAGATATTGATGCTACGCTGGAAGCGGCTGAGGAGTCCTTCAGTGCCATGGTAACGGAGCTGTAGGATGGCCCCATGAATCTGTCGCTGCCAGGCACCAGAGAAAATTCAACGGATGTCAAATCATTCGGTAGCGGAGGCGAGACCATAAATTGCATTTGGACCCGCCCTCCGCCGCTAATGGCTTTGCGTTGCTGGATCAACCCCAAAAGCTGTTCATCAATCTTAATTGACGCTCCGTCTACCATACATAAATATAACAACTATTACCAGTATCGCCGCCAGCCGTATCCATAAAGAAACGCCCCCAAAAGCTAGAGAAACTATAATGAAACTTATTATTATCGCTGCTTGGGCATAAATATACTTTTTAAAAACATGCTTTCGAATCCTGTAGATAAACGTAAAAAGTATCAGTATTGCCAATAATATATAGATGGTGGTCATCATGTATGTATCGCCCATATAATCCCCCTTATGTAAGCAAAGCTCCCGCATTCAGTCGCTATGATTAATGATTGTATCACTATTCGTATGTAACCTATAAATTCTTATCTTTCAAAAGAAACGGCCATTCTCCCACATCGGGACAACGGCCGTTAACTTTGGTTATTTACTCCTCTGTTCATACAGACTTCGGATCTCCACACCCTGCGGCAGCTTGAATGGATTCTCTTTATTGATCCGATCAAAAAACATAATGCCATCCAGATGATCTATTTCATGTTGGACAACGATAGCTTGGTAGCCCTTAAATCTCAGGACAACCTCCTTGCCATCCAGATTATAAGCCTTCAGTTTAACTGTTTCATACCTCGGTACAAAACCATGTATCGGGCGGTCAACGGACAGACAGCCTTCGCTTTCCGGCAAATAAACCATGGACAGTGAATGACTGATGATTTTGGGGTTAAACAGAGCATATTCGACAATATTCCCCAACGCATCGGTCAGATACATCGCGAACATCCGCTGCGTTAGACCAATTTGATTCGCAGATATCCCTACGCCAGAGCGCAGCTTGTATTGGGTTGAAATCTCCGAATTCTGGCTATTCTTTAGGAACTGCATCATACATTGCAGCGCCTCGTGTACCTCCTTCTGCGGGGGAAGCTTAACTGGTTCCGTTACAGTACGGAGTACAGGATGGCCTTCCCGTACGATATCATCCATTGTAATGATATAATCGGCATTAAATTTAGCAATCAACAACATTCATCCACCTTTGCCTTGCAGGCTTAATTTAATATGAACAGGGTTATGCGTATTAATATTAGAATATGCTGCTTATAGATTTATGAAAGCTGTCCGCAGTTGGCTGCTATAATTCACATCAAAACCAAGACCTGTAGCCAGTGCAGCGAGTGGTAAGTAGGTTTTATCCTCTTTGCCGACCTTTTGCAGAAATGCTGGTGTATCAATCGCTACATTTGCCCCATTTACCTTGATGAACTTCGCGCCGATTGTAATAACGACTGTCCGTCCACCGTAGATAATCGTTGCACTGGAGGTTTTGTTATCCCACTTCCCGGTTGCTCCTACTGCATTCAGAACATCTTTTAGCGCCAAAAAATTCTGGCCGTTCTTAAGAATCGGCTTATTGGGGGTGTTCAACTCTACCCCTTTTACAACAATCGCCATCGGTGCAGCCGCAGATGTCATCGCGGTTACTGCTGGTGTA comes from Paenibacillus sp. 19GGS1-52 and encodes:
- the bcp gene encoding thioredoxin-dependent thiol peroxidase, whose translation is MNELNIGQEVPDFTLPASNGQAISLSQYRGQKIILYFYPKNMTPGCTQEACEFRDAHDQITARGAVVLGISPDNLASHAKFIAKNELPFPLLSDEDHQVSEMFGVWQLKKLYGKEFMGIVRSTFLIDEQGVLVEAWRKVRVKGHVATALEGISK
- a CDS encoding LCP family protein, producing MPPRNKRHAKAGKSKKKPLLWTLAIILLLIIGFIVYYFSAIYNQLDSMQKEGENSPFQNVETVDVNTPDPPKWEGTEPVNILLMGVDARGVKKGEVPRSDTMLVASLDPVKKKIHVFSILRDTYVSIPDHGKDRINTAITHGPNTAMQTVSDLLGIPIQYYVYTDFQGFIKLVDAVGGIDYDVEKDMLYKTIADGPEYDIDLKKGFQHLDGNMALQYVRFRHDATSDFTRTERQRGFLSAVADKVKSTTSLIKLPSILGEVTPYIDTNLSVNDMWKLANVGYSSTMSGSAQIPPMDLLVEEKTSGGSAVIGVSSEDKLQQFVQDTLSDPVPSASPEASAGSSANDTTGAN
- a CDS encoding glutamate-1-semialdehyde 2,1-aminomutase, translated to MNRSTSEKLYQEALLHIVGGVNSPSRSFKAVGGGAPVFMKRASGSNFWDEDGNRYIDYLAAYGPIITGHAHPHITSAIIAAAENGVLYGTPTQLEITLAKMLKEAIPSMDKVRFVNSGTEAVMTTIRVARAFTKRSKIIKFAGCYHGHSDLVLVAAGSGPSTLGIPDSAGVPKSIAQEVITVPFNDLDSLQEALEKWGEDVAAVMVEPIVGNFGMVMPQPGFLEGLCKLTHDNGSLVIYDEVITAFRFHYGSTQTYAGLENHHDITPDLTALGKIIGGGLPIGAYGGRKDVMEQVAPLGPAYQAGTMAGNPASISAGIACLEVLRAEGVYDEMARLANRLADGLQESADRHGIPLTINRIRGSFSTHFCDHPITNYEEAQDTDGERFASFFRHMLNRGINLAPSKYEAWFLTTAHTDADIDATLEAAEESFSAMVTEL
- the def gene encoding peptide deformylase encodes the protein MAKFNADYIITMDDIVREGHPVLRTVTEPVKLPPQKEVHEALQCMMQFLKNSQNSEISTQYKLRSGVGISANQIGLTQRMFAMYLTDALGNIVEYALFNPKIISHSLSMVYLPESEGCLSVDRPIHGFVPRYETVKLKAYNLDGKEVVLRFKGYQAIVVQHEIDHLDGIMFFDRINKENPFKLPQGVEIRSLYEQRSK